One Lepus europaeus isolate LE1 chromosome 7, mLepTim1.pri, whole genome shotgun sequence DNA segment encodes these proteins:
- the LOC133763651 gene encoding olfactory receptor 5AS1: MLKSNYTMPAEFIFVGFTDHLPVRVTLFLVFLVVYTLTVVGNLGIIILVSNNASLQTPMYYFLGNLSFLDISYSTAIAPKMLVNFLASRKSISSSGCALQMFFFACFADAECLILAAMAYDRYAAICNPLLYSTLMSRRVCISLVVLAYFSGSMTSLVHVSLTFRLPFCGSNVVNHFFCDIPPLLALSCADTHINELLLFALCGFIQTSTFVVIFISYYCILITVLSIKSSGSRSKTFSTCASHLLAVTLFYGTLLFTYLRPTTSYSLDTDKVVAVFYTVVFPMFNPIIYSFRNKDVKNALKKLLERQFSNG, translated from the coding sequence ATGTTGAAGAGTAATTATACCATGCCAGCTGAGTTCATATTTGTTGGATTTACAGATCATTTGCCTGTCAGAGTCACACTATTCTTGGTTTTTCTTGTTGTTTATACATTAACTGTGGTGGGAAATCTGGGCATAATAATCCTAGTTAGTAATAATGCAAGCCTCCAAACCCCCATGTATTATTTTCTTGGCAACTTGTCTTTCTTAGACATTAGCTATTCTACAGCAATAGCTCCTAAAATGCTGGTAAATTTTTTAGCTTCCAGGAAGAGCATTTCTTCCTCTGGCTGTGCACtacaaatgtttttctttgcttgttttgcTGATGCTGAATGTCTCATCCTGGCAGCAATGGCATATGACCGCTATGCAGCCATCTGCAACCCACTGCTGTACTCTACACTGATGTCTAGGAGAGTCTGTATCAGCTTGGTTGTATTGGCATATTTCAGTGGAAGCATGACGTCACTGGTACATGTCTCCCTCACATTCAGGCTGCCATTTTGTGGGTCCAATGTTGTCAATCACTTTTTCTGTGATATCCCACCCCTCCTGGCATTATCATGTGCAGACACCCACATCAATGAGCTTCTGCTCTTTGCCTTGTGTGGCTTCATACAGACAAGCACATTTGTGGTCATATTTATCTCTTACTACTGCATTCTCATCACAGTTTTGAGCATCAAATCATCAGGCAGCAGAAGCAAAAccttctccacctgtgcctcccatCTCTTAGCAGTCACTTTATTCTATGGAACACTTCTGTTTACGTACTTACGTCCCACCACCAGCTATTCCCTAGACACTGACAAGGTGGTAGCAGTGTTCTATACTGTTGTCTTTCCCATGTTCAATCCGATAATCTATAGCTTTAGAAACAAGGATGTGAAGAATGCCCTCAAAAAACTATTAGAAAGACAATTTTCAAATGGGTAA